DNA from Hippocampus zosterae strain Florida chromosome 18, ASM2543408v3, whole genome shotgun sequence:
CTGGGCAGCAGCTCCTCACTGCTTCATGAGTGCAGCCAGCGTGCAGCATTGCATGCTAATGAAGAGTTAAATCAGCTTCTTTTGCCCGATGTAAATTGCCATCATTTCCATCCGGCAAAACAAACGCGGCAAGCCTTAATGCTGCGCTAATGGAATACTTAGAATGCCCCCGCCGTGAGGTGGTGCAAATTTGGAaatgggccgaaaaaaaaaatatacagcgaCGATTAGGTGAAGAGTCAACATTCCTAACCCAgaaattgtccacaggtgagaATGTGAGTTTGAAAATGATGACTTTGACAACATTCTTGGGGAATCACAATgccccatcactggtgagctatttccTTGGGGGTTACCTGACCCCTGGTCTCGTATCACCACTATGGGTCGAAATCTGACACATCCCCTTAAAGCTTGGCACGCACTTGCAGGCCCGGCGAAGCTTTACATCGATTCCATCAGATTTCCAAAAGTGATTTTTGTAAGAGCATTTGCGGCAGGATTAGTTCACTCCTGAAAGCTCCATCCCGGCTTTGGGTTTGGCTATTTAGCGGCGGCCAGGCAAGTGAGAGGCTGGTGTCCTCCGTGGGCCACCGCAGATAAAGAGGGCGGATTGGTTTCAGCTCCAAAGCTGATCTTCCATCTTGTGTGTGCGGGATTTGGCGGGTCAGTCGCAGGTGTGTGCGATCGCTCTGAATTCACAGGCAATCCCGGCttaacccccaccccgcccaggTGGATTCAGCCCGCATCTTTTCTTGAAAGTACTGGgcgaaaacatgaaaagaacCCGGATAATTCCTGAAAGAAGTCGTTGCTAGAGGGTCTCGATGTGCCCCACTTGCGTCTGTTTGGGCAAATCATTTGAATCATCACTTGAAAAGGAagcgtcagcccccccccccccccctcaatccaCCACTTCCATCCTGCACCCTTGAGTCATTTTCTGTGCCGTCGCCTCCAACGTATGCAGGTTGCTAAGCTTTGAAATGGTGACACACTACTGAGGCTGAGTCCGTCGCTGTTTGGCCAAAagctggagaaaaaaagatCAACAATGCGTCTTTTTTTTACGCTTGTCACTCAAGATGAGGGGAAGAGGAAAAACAGCCCTCAAGATGAATCCCAGTGACGTTTTAGATTAACTGCTCTTCGAGCGCTGAGCACGATAATGTCATCAGTTCAAGTGGCTTtcttgaaaggaaaacaaaatcttttttgtggggggaatTAGCTCACATAAATGGACCTTGTGTGTTTAGATTTAGAACATTTTgcgcttgttgctaggcagaatttacAAGCCAAAACTAATGACCTTCACAGAAAGTGCCCATTAAAAGGGAAGTCAGACACTgacagtcaaaataaaaatatataataaaaaaaaaaaagaatacatttaaTGTTGCAAGCGTATCAATGCGCCGTATTAAATCGAAAAACAACTGTGGGGGCTCTCCCCCTAATGCAATGCTGTGTAACAATTGTTAGCAGTACACTTCTGCATAACATTGTatccttatttgcattaaaagaaacccaaaaaagaaatataaattCATTGAATGACTTTACTGGCACAGTTTTAACTCCATGTACTGATTATGGCATTATAAGAGTGccgccactgccacctactgtagtggatgtgcaatgacaaaataaataccccccaaaaaagacaaaataaataaaaagctgtaTTCAGATGCGTGGAGGATTTCCGCATCGCAAGAATATTATCAGATTTATTTAGTCCTCCCTGAAAGCGAAttgattatctttgtgttgaattaaaattagacaatgaacatttttgccAATGTTCTGACACGTTATGAACCGATCCAGGGGCACACCCCTCATGAATTTATGCTTGCGCACTACTCAATTTGATCATCACCTAGCATGAATAGACACACCAATATAATACTACTAATGAAAAATATCGGCCACAAAAGGTATTATGTTAAGCTTCCTTAttatgttaccccccccccccccccgctgtatCGTTAAGCTTTCTACCGCAGTAATTCTATtctattatgattatttatgaTGATTGTGTTTAGCCTTCCTTCAATAGGGGCACAATAACAGGCCTGATCATTACCTTGTCAAGTTgtcttttctctctttgttACCCGCGTAGTAGAGGGTCTGCAGTGCTATGGCTGCAACATCATCCAAGATCAGCGGTACGTGGACGTGGGCTGCTCCAACCCAGAGGTGCTCACCTGCACCCACTCACACAAGGGCTTCAAGCACCGCTTCTGCATCAAGACAGAGAGCAGTGAGTAAATCACAcctcccacagaaaaaaaataagaaaaaaactaaGGAATGATATCAAAGGAGCcttcgggtgtttttttttttaaactttcatcTGACCCCTCGAGGACCTCCATTCTCCTTTCTTTATTTGCACCTGCAGCCTAAACTGGCCTCCCTTGACATCTGGCCCACAGATGGAGAAAATATCAAACCTCAGAGCAGTGGTGATAATGAATATGGAAggataccatattttccgcactgttaGGCGCTTCGAAGTATAAGGAGCGCCTTCAattccattttaaaacagtttttataTGTAGGGCGtgccacattataaggcgcatagaatagaagctacaatagtggttgaggctgcattatgcatccactagatggagctacgctaaaaatagctttatttatatagcgctttcacaaccgctacagctggaacaaagcgctttgcagaacatttaaaatactacgtccaggAACTCGCGTCCATATAGAAGGCGCATCGGATGATAAGGCACGCTgtctgcttttgagaaaatcgagTGCTTTTAgttattgtgcggaaaatacggtagctagAAATTACGAGGTGAACCAGTGGCATTTTCTTTCAATATGACCtaataattcatttaaaaatggatgggagtttaaaaaaatgttttttaatttgcagATATATTTTCcttgttttaattttaataacAATGCAATGTTTTGCAGAAGTATCCTTATTTTTACagacaaattatactatttaTAGCTGCAGAGATTTGGGGAGGGTTTGCGAATAttttctctctcctctgggGTGAGACgtgcaaaaagaaaattgaGAAGCACTGTCCTAAtcctaaataataaaaaaagtaaagagtTGTATAAATACATGGACAATGGATAAGGGTAATTGAAACATTGGCTCTCTGTCGTAATACATCtggtaattaattattttttacaggAATCGAGAGATTTGCTAGGAcgcaaaagaaaaatgagaacCAACACAAGACTTTCAGTGTTTTTTCTGTGACCCAGATAATACGGCAAAGTTGAACATTTATTTGGGGAATATGTATAGGCCAGCAGATGATTAAATGGTGATGAATGCACTGTGGCGTGCCAGAGGACATTGGCTTAATCATTTCTAATCGTACTTCAATGCAAATGTTCTCGGGGGCCGCCGTTGTGAATATTCACTTAGCCGCTTACATAACGCCGCCGTTTTAGTCGCCTTGCCGAGTCCGTGAGAGGCCCCTCGTTGTGCCATGTGAAGTCAAACGGAGGATGTCCTCAACAGGGCGGCGGTGATGGTCAGATGCTgagatgcgcgcacacacacatccagatGTTGCCTCGCTTGACGTCCGGAAGCCCGAGGGGCTGATGAGGCACCTTTTCTCTCCTCCTTTAAGAGAGTGCAAGCTAAGACCAAGGCTGACAACATCACACCGACTGACAAACACACTGTCAAAATCAGCAATCAGcgtgacctccgccaaggcttaAAATGTCGCAGTCGTGATTCGCTGTTCATAAATTCACTTCTTTGCGTTTTATTCCGAGTGGAAtctgatttttgtgtgttttggaaaaagaaatctgaataGAATTTTGTGTCACGGAAGTTTGTTGAATTGACATCTTTGTATGTCAGAGCAGAGCTTAGTCTGGGTTGTTAGTAGATGTTGTGGAAAATTTCATGGGCGATATCTTTGGATAAATTGAGGTTTCTAaaaacgagaagaaaaaaacagctgcCAGGAATCTGCACAAAAACATACCTGAGGTGAGGAAAACATGACCTCCTGAGAGgtcagaaaacaaataaaagaaaggGGGAAATGCATTTTGACATTGGGGGCATGTGACGCTTACCTTGGGACTGGACTCTCAATTATAAAGATTATGAAAGAAGTCCTTTGTGCTGAGCTCCTTGTGTCCAGTGGACGTCAGGTTGGATTTAGGAATTTTCCAAATGCTAATTATAACCTTGAAACAATCTGCGAAAACGGAATTTGACTTCCATTTCCCgtgaacattttcacttttttttatcataacaaaaatgtatttgtatcaAAAGTGCATTGATATCAGACGAGTAGTTTATGCAATTACATAAACCAATTTAGTCAGTCACAATaggtatttcctcaaataatgcCGTTTGTTTGACATGTAAATGAACCGCTAATTACCGACTTACACTATTTGCTGCCTACTGCAGCTTTTTTCCTGCTGAGGCAGTCGACGACTCGGCGACTGACTTGTCGTCTTCTCCATTCATCCATGCAGCGGCACTGGGCATCGTCCTGACCAGCGGCTGTGCCACGTCCAGACACTGCCAACAACAGGAGCTGCCAGGCGTGCGCATCCACTGCTGCGACTCGGACCTATGCAACAGCGCCCCCTCGCGCAGCCAACTGAACTACGCATGCGCACTGGCcggcctgctgctgctgatgctgaGGATGTGGTTGTAGGCGATAGGGAATACCAATTCACTGTGTGacacaaaagaggaaaaacTGTCAAGTGATTGCGTGGCATTTTATGTCAGggtctgaatgtttttttttcttaaggggTATGGTGTTGAATGAGCAAAATGATCGGATGTTCAGTATGCACCTTGGCTTGAAGTGGTCTTTTGGTACGGGAACAAAACTGCTTATCTTGTGTTTTCAGGAACAAATTTAATGACAGTTAAAATGAAATAACAtcaatagtttgttttttttagaaaatagaAAGTTGCAGATGAATGCAATGTGAAAAGTGTGAACTATTATGCTCTAAAAGACATTTGTTGTTGCTTTAGCTTCATCAAAAGGGCATGAACGCGCTGGAAGTTGCATTTGTGCCgtgctactttttttaaaatcacgacGCAATTATAGTGACATTCAAATGATTTGGCAAATTTGATGCTCTGGTAAAAGCTCAGCGCTAGCCATGGCATCCGCTAACCAGAATCTGAGCTACACTGTGTTCGTTTACAGTTACGCTTCTTGTCCATCACCGAATGTGTGTAACGGATGGTATGACAAAATGGCCCCTGCATTAaatcattttgttgaaaataattAACTGCCTGTGTGTGCTGCGATTGGGTGGTGACCAGCGCAGGATCTACACAGCTTCTCTTGCCAAAAGTCATCTTAGGTTCATTGATGACTCGATTTGCTATGATGGAACGTTCCAGCCCTATCTTTTTCTTGGAATCGCAGCTCCATGACAACCTCTCTCAGCATTCACAGAATAACGTTTTGCCAACGAAGTCACTCAAGCTTTCATTAAAGACACAATGGAAGCACACTAACTAGTTTTATTATGGCTGCCACTCACTTATCCTATGAGGACATTATGTGCACTCATCGTCATTGCTGAAACGTCTTGTCTTGATTCAGATCAGAAAATGTCTGATGCGTATTCTTCTTTCAAGGTCACTCTTTGTCAAAAGAAAtctacataaatatatattttttcagtttatttttttcagttcttCCGGCTTACTTTGGGAGAGCACATTGCATGTGGTTATACAAAATTGTAAGAGTCATGCATGTAAAAAGTGGTCCATGGTTGTATCAATAAAATTATTCATATTTTCACAAATTAATGCTTcttgtgtacctaatgttgcaATGATTGACGGATGCATGGACGGAAGGTGACGGACGGGGGCGGATGGCGGACGGATGGATGATGAATGGTCAGACGGATGGAcgaatggaaggatggatgagaCATTTAGATATATGTGTACCTGTACAGGTGAGGCAAGACTCACGCAGCATGAAGCGTCACCTCTTCCACTGATGCTCTTTGTCCCTCCAGTCCATTGTACACAGCGGAGGAAACCCTGTGCCGCCGCGAACCGCCATCTTGGATAGGTAGATCCTACTTGAGCCAGGATAACCCGCAAAACAACTCGTCCTAATCACTCCACTTTCCGGTTTCAAACTTCATTCCTGGTGAGTACGAACCAAAGGGGGAGTCGTTTGACGTCTGCCCCATACAAAGGCGCAGAACGCCCCGTGGACGCTTGTTAAACATTGTGGCTATTGCTGGCCGGAACGGGGATGCTAACCAAACTAGCTCAACGGGGATCTAGTGCAAACCTGACGGCTCATAACTCGCACTCTAATCGGGAGAAACATTATTTATTAGCCCGATGCCCTCGCGTTTACCACCCAGGTATACACCCTGGCACTGTCATGGTGTTTACCTCATCCTATAATCCAACCCCTGCAAGCTATCGTTAGCAGCCTAGCATGCTAAAGCTAAGGATAGTCAGGTGTCGAGTGTTCAAACCAAAAATCCCCCAAAGACGTCTCGCCGATGTCATTGAAAAACTTTCCAACCGGGTCGACACTCGCTATCGGCAAACACGCTGTAACGTCGGCGCTCCTTTGTCACAATAGCACCTCGGTGATGTCATATAGTAGCTATTGTGCTAACGCCAACTTGGCTGTCAAGACTGCAAAACTTAGTATGAATTTGGGGGGCCCTGAATGGAGGAAAAGGCACTAAAACTAGTCCGCGGAGTTACTGGACTACGGATCACCCGCCCTAAGCAATCGATTCCGGTTGGTTAACAAAAACTAAAGGTAAAGGCGGTTCGAGGCCCAAGTAAAAGTGTCTAATGTAGACGCAAAGATGGGTAAACACCCGTCGGATTTGATGGGGCTTGTCACTTCTAAATTCTAAAACGTACCATCAATTTAAGACTGTCTTGAGCGTGGTATATTAATTGCTTTCTAACCCGAATGTGGTTTTTGTCACGATTCCAAAAAGGTGACACCAGAggggtcctcggtttacgacgCAGTTCCGTTGCACGGCTGTTGCCAATTTGTACGTAGGTTGGAACACGCCCCAAACAATCGAGGCTGTGCACACTTGTTCAATCACATCACCTCCATTGCTGAGAGTTCTACAAGTTATAAGCCACAGTGATGGTGGCAAAAGTTGTGAAATGATTTCTCTTGGTCTCCTTTTTGTGACATCACGAAAAACTGGTGTTTGTACAAGGGTGTGCACGACTTGATTTCCATTGTGCCTATTCAAAACAGTGATAAAAAGTTGTCAGTAGGGCGGTAACTGAGCAGGCCTTATATTGCCATGCAAATTAGCAGAGCGATCAGTGCCAAAGCATTGTATTGACTAAATTAAAACGTGGCGCTTCAATATGTTGTCACTATCAGTTGCTATACCTCGCTTTTTGGAACCATCGTACAAGTTTGTCATTCTTTCTGACAGTtgccttttttaaatgcaaGTATGCCTTCTTGTTGTATTATTACGCCTGGAATTCTGCTGACTTCAAATGAGTCACAAAGTAGTTTCAGGATGTCTAGATGTCATGAGTTCCGGCAGTctcgctcctcttcctcttgccACAATGGAAAGTAACTGTTGAGACAAAGGAAAGGAAATGTCGctgtcattaaaaaagaaaagaaatgctgAGCCAAGTCATTTGGTCACATGGTAATGCACTCTTCGTCTCTTATAAATAACAACATTGGTGTTTGCGTCTCTGTCGAGTATTACAAGCATGTCACATTTTGCTCCCCCCTGGCGAAAACTACGTCTCATAGCCAGCGCAGTGAACACATTCACACGGGGGATCGAGAT
Protein-coding regions in this window:
- the LOC127591345 gene encoding uncharacterized protein LOC127591345 codes for the protein MTLHTWLVYGLGFILGLCLTQVEGLQCYGCNIIQDQRYVDVGCSNPEVLTCTHSHKGFKHRFCIKTESTALGIVLTSGCATSRHCQQQELPGVRIHCCDSDLCNSAPSRSQLNYACALAGLLLLMLRMWL